One segment of Phragmites australis chromosome 13, lpPhrAust1.1, whole genome shotgun sequence DNA contains the following:
- the LOC133888463 gene encoding late embryogenesis abundant protein At5g17165-like: MAAAANSKGRVIAGSFVARVLAGKAASPTPRRAVHASAYDKNLEEQVRPAVVPDDVIGGAGNPDKYWGPHPKTGVFGPAVVDAKLAAGAPDAGANVGGSVLDQKVWYRPLEDVEKPPAA; this comes from the exons ATGGCAGCAGCAGCCAACTCCAAGGGGCGGGTGATCGCTGGAAGTTTCGTTGCCCGCGTCCTCGCCGGCAAGGCCGCCTCCCCGACCCCGAG GAGGGCCGTGCACGCCTCGGCCTACGACAAGAACCTGGAGGAGCAGGTGCGCCCGGCCGTCGTGCCGGACGATGTGATCGGCGGCGCCGGGAACCCCGACAAGTACTGGGGGCCCCACCCGAAGACCGGCGTGTTCGGCCCGGCGGTGGTGGACGCCAAGCTGGCCGCCGGCGCGCCTGACGCCGGCGCGAATGTTGGAGGCTCGGTGCTGGACCAGAAGGTGTGGTACCGCCCGCTGGAGGACGTCGAGAAGCCCCCTGCTGCCTGA